In Nitrospirota bacterium, the following proteins share a genomic window:
- a CDS encoding HTH domain-containing protein, producing the protein MAGQSKKDVDREKKIHRLLSILRILDIRKQCTPKTLAEDFGTTERNIYRDIST; encoded by the coding sequence ATGGCGGGTCAGTCTAAAAAAGATGTGGACAGGGAAAAGAAGATACACAGGCTCCTCTCCATCCTTAGAATCCTTGATATACGTAAACAATGTACTCCTAAAACCCTGGCAGAGGATTTCGGTACTACGGAGCGGAATATCTACAGGGATATAAGCACCAT